Sequence from the Microbacterium dextranolyticum genome:
TCGCCTGCCGCACCTCGTCGTACGAGAGGGCGTCGAGGCGGACATAGGGCGCGAGGTAGGTGTCGAAGGAGCTGAACGCCTGCGCGCCGGCCCACTCGTTCTGGAGCGTCCCGAGGAAGTTGACCAGCTGGCCGAGGGCGCTGGAGAAGTGCTTCGGGGGAGCAGACGCGATCTTGCCCGAGACGCCGTTGAAGCCCTGTTCGAGCACCATGCGCAGCGACCAGCCGGCGCAGTATCCGGCGAAGACGTCGAGGTCGTGGATGTGCAGGTCGCCCTCGCGATGGGCTGTGCCGGCGTCGGGGGAGTAGACCTCGTCGAGCCAGTAGTTGGCGATGAGCTTGCCTGCCGCGTTGAGGATCATCCCGCCGAGGGAATACCCCTGGTTCGCGTTCGCGTTCACGCGCCAGTCGGCGCGGGCGAGGTACTCGTCGATCGTCTCGGCGACGGAGACGGTGCGAAGGGATGCCATGGGGTACTCGTTTCTGAGGTCGGGCGTGCCGGAGGAACCCGGCGATGCGGACGGACGTGCGTGGTATGACCACACCATATGTTGTGGTCTCGTCAAGCGGAAGGACCATATGTGGTGTGTCGCTATCGGCAGGCGTCATGGGTCGACACGCGCCCTCACGGTGCGCGGTGAGTGTGACAGGGTGAAGAGGTGACGATCGTCCCTCCCTCCCCCGGTGAACCGCGCCGCCCGCACGGTACGCGCGATCCCGGGGATGCGTGGGTGGTCGCGGACGACGGCACTCGGTACTGGGGCCGGTTCGGCGCCGCTGGGTTGCTCGCCGTCGATCCGGACCGGGGTGTGCTGCTGCAGCACCGGGTGTCGTGGAGTCACTTCGGCGACACCTGGGGCCTGCCCGGCGGGGCCCGTCATCAGGATGAGTCGGCGAGCGATGCTGCGCTGCGCGAGTCGGCCGAAGAGGCGGGGGTTCCCGCCGGTGCTGTGCGCCCGCGCCTCATCAGCGTGCTCGACCTCGAGATCTGGACTTACTCGACCCTCGTCGCCGATGTCGTCACGCCCTTCGAGCCGGTGATCAGCGATCCCGAGAGTCGTGAACTGGCGTGGGTGCCGGTCGATGCCGTTACGGATTACCCGCTGCATCCCGGATTCGCCGCGTCGTGGCCTGCCCTGCGTGCGCTGCTGCCGGTGCGGCCTGCCGTGGTCGTCGATGCCGCGAACGTCGTCGGCTCGGTGCCCGACGGATGGTGGCGCGACCGCGCCGGGGCCACCGGGCGGCTACTCGAGCGGCTCGGCGCTCTCGCTGCGGATGGCCTGAGTGCGGAGCGCCTGGGGCTGCCGGCGGACGTGTGGTTCCCCGAGTGGCGCGTCGTCGTCGAGGGGCTGGCGCGTGCGGTCGAGGAGCCGCCCGCAGCCTCGGGCGTCGCTGTCGTGCGAGCCAAGGGATCGGGCGATGATGCGATCGTCGCCGAGACGGCGCGATTGATCGAGGCGGGTCGGGTCGTCACGGTGGTGACGAGCGATCGGGAGCTGCGCGCGCGTGTGGAGGATCTCGGCGCCGTCTGTCACGGACCCTCCTGGCTCGACGGCGAGTGACCCGGTCCATGCGCGGGAGGTCGGGTCGACGTCGCCGGTGGGCCGCGGCGCTCGCCGTCGTTGTGGTGGCGACGGGGCTGGGCGTACACGCGTGGATGCCGTCGTCGGCGGCATCCGACATCGCGGGAGACGCCCTCTACGCGGTGCTCGCGTACCTGTTGGTGGTGTTCGTCGTTCCGCGGGCGCCGTCGTGGGTGGTGGCGATCGTGGCGCTGACGTGGTGCAGCGCTGTGGAAATGCTGCAGCTGACCGATCTTCCTGCGCAGTGGGGCGCGGCCTTCCCGCCCGCGCGGCTCGTGTTCGGCTCGGCCTTCGACCCACGCGACCTGGTCGTCTATGCCGTCGCGGCGCCCGCGTGCGCGGGCATCGATGGCGTGGTGCGCAGGAGGGGG
This genomic interval carries:
- a CDS encoding NUDIX domain-containing protein codes for the protein MTIVPPSPGEPRRPHGTRDPGDAWVVADDGTRYWGRFGAAGLLAVDPDRGVLLQHRVSWSHFGDTWGLPGGARHQDESASDAALRESAEEAGVPAGAVRPRLISVLDLEIWTYSTLVADVVTPFEPVISDPESRELAWVPVDAVTDYPLHPGFAASWPALRALLPVRPAVVVDAANVVGSVPDGWWRDRAGATGRLLERLGALAADGLSAERLGLPADVWFPEWRVVVEGLARAVEEPPAASGVAVVRAKGSGDDAIVAETARLIEAGRVVTVVTSDRELRARVEDLGAVCHGPSWLDGE
- a CDS encoding ribosomal maturation YjgA family protein, whose product is MRGRSGRRRRWAAALAVVVVATGLGVHAWMPSSAASDIAGDALYAVLAYLLVVFVVPRAPSWVVAIVALTWCSAVEMLQLTDLPAQWGAAFPPARLVFGSAFDPRDLVVYAVAAPACAGIDGVVRRRGKDRVASGGSDGQSRPG